Below is a genomic region from Vibrio nitrifigilis.
CTTGGGCAGCAGACAGACCAAATTTAGATTTTTCACCGCCACTGGATTGCCATTTACCCGCCCCTTGAGACGCTAAACGAATACGGAGTCCCAAACGAGGTTTAACACCTAACGCTTTCGCTTCGGTTAACACGGTATCCAGTTCAGACATTTTTTCGAGCACAATGAACACACGATGACCCAGCTTCTCACCAATCAATGCTAGGCGAATATATTCGCGGTCTTTGTAGCCGTTACAAATGATCACCGAACTTGCTTGCTGAGCCATCGCGAGTACCGCGAGTAATTCGGGTTTACTGCCCGCCTCTAGTCCCAACTGCTTGTTCGTTTGACCCACTTGGCTAGCGAGTATCTCATCAACCACTTCTTTTTGTTGGTTCACTTTGATTGGATAGACCAGAAAATAGTTGTTTTGATATTCATACTCGCTTATCGCTTGGTTAAACGCTTGGCAAATACCATGAACACGTTGGTGCAGAATTTGGGGGAAACGCACCAGTACCGGTGTATTAATACCTTGTGCTTGCAACGCGTCAGCGATCTTAGTTAAAGCGATACCGTGAGGCTGATCTTGCCTCGCGTTAACGACCACTTCACCTTGATCATTAATAGCAAAAAAACCCTGACTCCAGTAATTCACATTGTAGTCAGCACGAACTTGGTCTAGTTGGGATTGATTTTCCACGTTTATCTCTCATCTAATTCGTTATCAGTCATTGTCATCTTGCTGTGTGGAATGATTCCACAGCAAGTTTGATTCCTGTGCCTGAAAAACAAAAAGCACCTGACAATGTCAGGTGCTTTATGGAGAAAAAACATTAGTGTGTCTAACAATAAAAATGAATCGTAACGACAACGCGATTCAATAATGCATGAAGAGTCATATTAATGATCTAATCATTCATCATCTTCACCATGAAGCCACGCTTCAAATTTCTTATTGCCATATAAAGATTCTAAGTCATCTTCATCGGCTGCCGCTTCTTTTAACGACGAACTGATCTCGAATGCTCGCTGCAAATCCTCTAATGCTTGCTCTTCAGCACCTAAACGCGCATAGGCACAAGCGCGTTGATACAACGCTGGACCATTGTTTTCATCTAATTCTAGTACACGATTACAAAGACTCATTGCCCAGTGATATTCTTTGATTTCCATTGCGGCGTCGGCTTTATACGTTAACGCTTCTAAATCACCCGGACGAATTTTGAGGATCTCATCATAAACTTCGATTTTTTGATCAGGCGTCTGCATGCTCTGAGCACGCAACCATAAGTTGTGGATCTCATTAATGATTTCAATTTCGCGGTTGTTTTCAGTGATGATACGAGTTTTACGTTTCAAATCGCGCTCTAATGCTAAGAATTTCTTCTCGTATTCTTGGGCAATTTTATTTAAGCGCTTATCTGCCATCTCACGTGTGTTGATTTTTACTTCACGTAACGAACGCCAACCGATCAAAGCAATCAAGGAAGCAACACCCGCAATGATATAGAAGAAATACGTCACCGTGACATTGGCATAATTCATTGATTTATCGGCAACAGAAAGTTCCCGATCTGTGATTTGCACAGTAAGACGGCGCTCTAGATCTTGCTGATCGGTCCGTAATGATTTCAGCTCATTTAAAATATAACTTTCGACTAATGGTCGATCTAATAAAGGAGATTGTTGGTATGACGATGATTTCTGGCTGGATTTAGGCTGAGTTTGTGCTGCATTATGTTGACTATCACTATTCGCTGCAAACGCAACAGACGTTGTCAGTACCACACTACCTAAAATTACTAATAAACGTCTTATCACGTATTATTCCTCAACGGGTTGGCCGGTTTAAAAGCTGTCTTTATAAAATCCGGTGTTATCAATGAATCACTTTCCATAACCATAACATCTCTGCTTATGCTTTCCAGTGCACTAACTGTGAAATTCTACGTTTTTATCCTTTTTGTTTACAAGTCAAACAATCGATTTACATCATATTTTCCTTATTTAGATCTGTTTATGACTTGAAAACCTCTCCTTAAATGTTTAGGGTTCTAATAAATAACAACATGATAAAAATGCTTAATTTTCTAATATTGAGATGAAATTATGATTGCAAAACACTTTATTGGTTAAATAAAGTCAAAAAATCATTTTCTCGTTAACATTAAATTATTTAGACCTATTAACATTTATCTCACTCTAGTACGTTACCTTTCATGTACTAATGTTTATCACTCTTAGGAGAATCACATGACTCACACATGGAAAACGCTATTTGCTACTTCAATGGCAATATGCGCTGTGTCTTCATCGGTGGCTTTAGCCGCTGATTTACCAGGTAAAGGCATTACTGTCCAACCTGTACAATCAACTACACCAGAAGAAACATTCCAAACCTTAATCGTCAACAAAGCGATGCAAGCACTTGGTTATACGGTAAAACCGACCAAGGAAGTGGATTATAACGTGGCCTATACTTCCATCGCTGCGGGAGATGCGACCTACATGGCGGTTAACTGGACACCTCTGCACGACGGTAAATACGCCAAAGCCGGGGGCGATAAAAAGTTCTATCGTAAAGGCGATCTTGTTTCCGGTGCGGCACAGGGCTACTTGATCGATAAAAAA
It encodes:
- a CDS encoding tetratricopeptide repeat protein; translated protein: MIRRLLVILGSVVLTTSVAFAANSDSQHNAAQTQPKSSQKSSSYQQSPLLDRPLVESYILNELKSLRTDQQDLERRLTVQITDRELSVADKSMNYANVTVTYFFYIIAGVASLIALIGWRSLREVKINTREMADKRLNKIAQEYEKKFLALERDLKRKTRIITENNREIEIINEIHNLWLRAQSMQTPDQKIEVYDEILKIRPGDLEALTYKADAAMEIKEYHWAMSLCNRVLELDENNGPALYQRACAYARLGAEEQALEDLQRAFEISSSLKEAAADEDDLESLYGNKKFEAWLHGEDDE